The Paenibacillus yonginensis genome segment ACGTGAAGCTGGCAATCGCCGCCAGCCCTGTGCCGCTGTCACCGAACACCGCCTCAAGGTCAGCATTATGCTCTTTCGCTGTTTTCACCAGCGTAGTCAGCAGCTCCAGCAGAAACAGCTGGAAATCGCCATAGGACTGCCCCGACCCGATCAACTCGGAAAATAACTCATCCATCATCTCCAGCAGCTCGCCGTCGCTGCCCAGCTTGATCTTACGAACCAGCTGCTGCTCAAGGCTTTCGTCAAACACGAGCGGCCGGTCGGAACGCTGCTCCACATCGCCGATCCAGATAACCTTATTGGTCCCTAGAATCATCCTGTAATCCAGGGCCTGCCGGGCTTCTCCGTAGCTCTCCGGCATCTTGGCCAGCTCGCTGCCGGGTAAACCAGCGCCTATCGTCACCGTCAGCTTCAAATACCGTTCAACATGATGCCGGATCTCTTCCAGCAGCCGCAGATTCTCCTCCATAAACCCGGATGAGCGGCGCTCCCTCCCCAGCATAAGCAGCACCACTTCGCCGGCATGGATAAAAGCATATCCCCGGCGGTGTTTCTCCATCGTCTCCTGCGCGATATTGAGCACGGCAAACTGCTTCAGCTCCACGTTGGGCGTATCGCGCAAAGAGCCTGTTTCGCCGGAAGAATCCGAGAAGTCGGACGGGGACGGCTGGTAAGCTCCCTGCAGTCGGGTCAGCATTCGGTCAAGGCTGATTACAGCGACAGCAAACTGCTCGCCCTCCAGATCCAGCTGATAGCTGCGGCATTTCTGTTCCAGCTCAGACGTACTGATTTTACGAGTCACAATTCCGGCCAGAAACAGATTCTGCAGCATCGGCAGATTTTGCCGGTAATGCTCCCTAAGCGCCTGTAGATTCTCGCGCTGCTCCATTTCGCGGTCTATGCTCTGCTTAACCTTCGTAAGAACCTGCTCCAGATCCTTTGAAGAAAATGGCTTTAACACATATTCGTCAATTTGCAGCTTGATGGCTTTCTGGGCATATTCAAACTCCTCGAATCCGGTCAAAATAATGATCCGTGTTGACGGAGAATATTGCCTGATCCATTCAGCCAGCTGGAGACCGTTCATAAACGGCATTTGAATGTCCGTAACTACGACGTCAGGCCTGGATTTCTCTATCATTTCTGCAGCTTCTCTGCCGTTCTCTGCCGTTTCAACAGAATCGAATCCAAGGGCCGCCCAGTTGATCTGATCCAGAAGTCCCTCACGCACGTCCGTTTCATCGTCCGCAAGAATCAGTTTATACATGTCTGCTATCCGCCTTTCTCATGAAAATTCCGCTTGTTGGACAGCCTGTTTGCCATGCAAACGCTTACCCGTATACCATTCCCGATCATAGCTTATGTTAGAAGAATTGTAAACCTGGCAAATTCATTCTAAGATTAACGTTTTCTATCCATCATCAGCCCCAAAAAAAAGAAAGACATGCAGCACGAGCCTGCATGTCTTTATCTATATAAATGAAACCTGTCTATTAAAGAGAAGTGTCTATATCTATTACAACGCTTTGCTCAGACGGTATCCGTTGCATTCAAAACCTTGTTTGAGGTAAAACGATTTGGCCGAACCCGGACCTCTTTCCGCCTTATACCCTACATGCAGATGGCTGCAGGAAAGCTCGGCGGCGATGGTTTCTACCTGGGCAATCAATCGTTTGCCAAGCCCCATCTTCCGGAACTTCTCATCCACTACTAAAGAAGTAATGACCAGAACCGGCTGCTTCATATCCTGCTTGCGGACGACTTCCAAACCAACCGTGCCAACAACCTCGCCGTCCAATTCAGCTACAAACGAAAATTTCGAAGACTGCTTATCCATCATAGTGAGGCGTTCTTTCATCACGTTCAGTGTTGTCGGGTAACTCAACTGGCGCATCAAAGACGTCAGAGCAAGCGCGTCATTGGA includes the following:
- a CDS encoding response regulator, with the protein product MYKLILADDETDVREGLLDQINWAALGFDSVETAENGREAAEMIEKSRPDVVVTDIQMPFMNGLQLAEWIRQYSPSTRIIILTGFEEFEYAQKAIKLQIDEYVLKPFSSKDLEQVLTKVKQSIDREMEQRENLQALREHYRQNLPMLQNLFLAGIVTRKISTSELEQKCRSYQLDLEGEQFAVAVISLDRMLTRLQGAYQPSPSDFSDSSGETGSLRDTPNVELKQFAVLNIAQETMEKHRRGYAFIHAGEVVLLMLGRERRSSGFMEENLRLLEEIRHHVERYLKLTVTIGAGLPGSELAKMPESYGEARQALDYRMILGTNKVIWIGDVEQRSDRPLVFDESLEQQLVRKIKLGSDGELLEMMDELFSELIGSGQSYGDFQLFLLELLTTLVKTAKEHNADLEAVFGDSGTGLAAIASFTLAEDAKEWFTGICLRLRSFIAADRQSGYRRLVEEAKSYVKAHYAEEDMSIGRLCQHLHISTGYFSNIFKKETKMTFVGYLMGIRMEAAQELLLMTDLKAFEIAEKVGFSDPNYFSFCFKKRFGVSPKEYRNGVRA
- a CDS encoding GNAT family N-acetyltransferase; this encodes MSSEICAPTLVIRKCCSNDALALTSLMRQLSYPTTLNVMKERLTMMDKQSSKFSFVAELDGEVVGTVGLEVVRKQDMKQPVLVITSLVVDEKFRKMGLGKRLIAQVETIAAELSCSHLHVGYKAERGPGSAKSFYLKQGFECNGYRLSKAL